DNA from Larimichthys crocea isolate SSNF chromosome XIII, L_crocea_2.0, whole genome shotgun sequence:
aagctcttttattttttattcccccccccccccccaaccaccaccactccTGTACAGACTCAACCGCACACACCCACCACCGCCCCCCTTTGCTCTCAGCATGCTTACAATTGTTGctcattaaagtttaattcagCTCCATGCCCTACTACTCCAACACCTCCTATTCCTCAAAcaaccaccacccccccactccccaacacacacacacacacacaccactaccACCATCCTCATTCTGGATGATTCAGCCTCCTCTCTGATCTCCCCCCGCCCCCTTTGAATGCCCCCTAAAGCCCACAGGTCTGGCCGAGAGCGGACCCCAGACCAGATACCCAGAGAGAAGACGGGATGAAAAAAGCCTCCCCTTTGAAGTCTGTGAAAAAGTCGATGGCCTCTTTCATGACCGCCCGTCTTTCAAGTGCACGCTGTGAAGGGGGCCCCGGCAATCCGCCCCCTTCCAACgttaaagacagagaaagaaaaagagatagGATGGAAAATGGCCAAGCAAGCCTCACCGCTCTTTGGCAGCATTTACACAGGGGTCAGAGAATCAGATCTTAGGTGATTTTCTCCTGATTTAGGCATCCACAATGCAAAACGCTGGCAAATCAAATcacttgtgtttgtgcaagtTGTTAGGGGGAACCCTAAGAATCTCAAGagagtctggaaaaaaaaacgcctCCAAGAACCCCATATACTCAGGAACTGACCCCTGTGCCCTGCAAGGGACAAGCCCTACAAGTCCCAGAAGCCTTGCAACAAAATCAAAGATTCTTACAAGATGAGGAATGAACTCTTAGACCCCTAGAAGTTCAGGGACAAAGTCTACAAGCCTAAGAGGCCTCATAACAAAATCAGATATCCTTAGAAGATGAGAAACAAATCAGAAGAACTCCAGAAGGCCAGGGACAAACCCTGAGACCCTAAAAAGGCCAGGAACAAATCCCTAAGTCCATCAGAACCTCTGGCAATAAACTCAAGATTTCCAGAAGATGAGGAACGCACCTTAACAACAGCAGAACACCAGGAACAAAGACCCAAGATCACCTGAAGATGAGTTTAACAATGGTTAAGGAACAAACCCTAAGAATCCCCCTTGGAACTGAGACAACTGGCAGAAGGGCTTGGCATGTGGGAGGACGGTGAGATCACACTGACTTGGACATAGACAGCAGTGTCTGCACTGCACTGGGGTGGAGGGGAGATGGGCGGAGGTCACAACCATGCATTTCCCCCAGGCAGACACACAAGTACGCATGTTTGCATGTGACCCTGAAGGACGCGCACTCTACGAGGCCTTCAAGACGGCGCTTTAAGTGGGGTCCCTGGACACTTTACACACTCCGTCAGATGGCATTGGTCTGAACACAACTTTACAAGCAACCTGTGAACCTATGGGATGCCACATCATAATcgtcatcattattattattattattggtattATTCAtagtattattaattataaatattatcACAACATTCAAACAAGCTTTGGCCTTGGCATTAAGAGCTGACCGCAGAGACATTTGCAAGAGTAAAGAAATCCCCGTTATTCtacaaaaggaagaaaacaaaaaaacaaaggccAGGCCttgaagatagagagagatacGTAACATCACTGGGTGGGTTGGGCTGGATCGGGGGGTACTGGGTTTAGGGATTCAGGCCGTACATTCAGGGAGGCAATGTTAATCTTTGGTATTACGATGGGATTCTACAGCTAAAAGTGCCCATCAGAAAAAGTCTTCAGtttcacacagacatacagagcatcgttaaataaatacttacagtatatagatagcataaataaataaccaaataaatagagagaaaagaaaaaaggtgaaaacaataaatacacaaatgcagTAATAAATACATTGATCAGATCAGCAAATTGCATTTGAAACGTTCTCGGTTTGATTTAAACTATTGGCTATAAGGAGGCATGTTAAAGCCGTTCCTTTGTGGACCAAAAAAATGACCTTGTACGTCACAGCGGGGCTGAAACAAACTGCCCCGCACTTCCAACGTGTTTCTATAAATAGAGCGATGTGCTTGAAATCTGTACAAAAAGGGCTGAAAGAATCACATTCCTCCATTTTTCTAgacatctgtaaaaaaaagatttcgTAATGGAGCAGAGGTGTGTACAGTTGTCTGGAAATGAGTGAGAAAAAATACTACAATGTCACTATACATTGTGTCAGGTGTATCTCTTCCCCCGTTGGAGCCTTTGTGTTCAaaggttgtttttcattttttcatttttcgttttttttttttttttttgtttttcgtttttttttttttttttggcttgatTTGGAGTCAAAAAAATGGCCGTGGAGCTTTCATTTGGAAGCTCACTGAGTCTTAAAGCTAGACAGTTGCACACCGGCGAGTTCCTGTTCCTGCGTCCTGCTTGCGTTTATTGATTCTGTCCTGGCGTACGGCGAGATGCACTGCGGttcacccccacccccaacccccgCCTTCGAAAACTCTGATTCATTCAAAGGCGGGGACCGTCTTCACGAAatacaggggggaaaaaaggctcCTGTTGATGGTAAATGATTGACACCTGGGAGTCACGGACGCTTACAGAACCCTCGAGATAATTCCTGGCTCCGAACTTGGAACATCGCCATACAGTCCTGGGAACtatcaccatggaaacacatgCTAAGAAAGGGGAATTAGGctcttcaggaaaaaaaaatggaaagttaaaaaaatgcctttttttcctctttcaccaTGATTCTTGAGGAAAAGCAGGACCATAAGAACATTGGGGAGGGGGGATTAACGTCTTTGGATGATGGTGAACACTTTTGATTAAGTTACACAATGGAGCTCTCCAGATGTGAGCAAACGGCACCTCTTGATTCTTCACGTTTGGAGAGATGACTATAGATTTGAAGGTACACCAAAATATGCTTTCTCCTGATTTGTAATACCCTCATTATCTCTAATCTAGATAATCAAAATAATGCAATGAGATGGTGTCTATGTAAGGGTGTGACTCTTCTTTGAGTCAAATCATCTTTTCACCCTTGACTATACAAGCAGGACCTCACGTCCTGCGATCATATCACTCTGGGTATCGCCCCCTTCTATTTCAAGGGAGCGATCGACTTTGGTTTGGGAAAATGCTTCATCTTCATAAAATCATCTATAATAGCTGGCTCCGTCGCTCCTTCTGATAACGAGGAGGACATTTATTACGGCTGATCTCTGCCTAGACCAGTCTATGTGCCCCCTTGCTCCCTCAGCGCCCTCCCCAACCGCACCTCCTTGGCGGTCCGTCATCATGCCGTGCTGCAGGACACTGCGGAGGAGGAAACGCTGGAGCCCGAGGAACCCGTGGAGGAAGGGCGGCCCTCGTCCGCCCACTTGTTGACGTTGCGTCGGCGGGCGTTCATGAAGAAGTTGCTGACGGTGGACAGCTCCAAGCCCAGCTGCTGGGAGATGGTGACCTGCAGCTCTTTGGTCGGGCGATGGTTCTCCCTGAAGATGGCCAGGAGCGTGCGCCGCTGCAGATCCGTGAACACCAGCCTGGTTCGCTTCGGGCCCTGGTTGCGCTCTAGCTtgctctgctcctgctccttTCGCTTGCAGGCTGCAGGCAGATGgataaaagataaattaaaaaaaaggaaaggggaaACAGGTTAGCTAACAGACTGGATGGCTAACTAGGACAAATGGATTAAGCTGAGGGAAAGTGGAtttgctgaaagaaaacagattagCTAAGCAACTTTGATTAGTTAAAAGAGATGAATCAGCAACTTGTTTCATTGTGCAGTAAAGGAATCAAGATGTTCAACCCATCACATCTTATTGCCACTGAGCTGCTGTAGGCTGTTGGGATAAAACAGATAACTATATCCAGGCCAGAgctctttgtggttttcattACGCTTACTCCCttgtatatttttacatctaaTCAGACAAAATCTGGTGTCATCATTCGCtgtcttccaaaaaaaaataatcacattcaagcacacacacacaactggtACAGGACCAGTAAACGCATCATTTTTAGCCCAAAAAGACGTGATTCCTGTAACTTATTTGTCATAAGAGATCAAATCTTTTTAAGAGTGCTAATGGACGTTGGCTTCTCGTCCGTGTCTGCTCTACATTTCAAACTGCAATTTACATTCAGTGGCATGAGAGAAAGCAGCACCGCAAAGGCCAAAGCAAAAGACAAACTCCAGAATGATTAAATCATTCGCTTACAGATTAGACGCGTGTGAATTTGATATTCAACCGATCGCCCAATATTCCGTATATCAGCATCTGTTATTCATACCGAGGTCCACAGAGTCAGAATTTCTCGCTAAATGAGCTCCGTGTCAGAGTTGGTCATATTCAAACTTTTTAAGCGGGCGATAGAGGTGATGAAgtcttttgatgttttgttttgttttaatgtcagtCTTGCTTACACcaacccccaaaaaaaaaaaagaaaacctcaggGCCCGGGTTAAACACCACTGTAACTGCGGCAGCCAGTCCAATTATATAATCAATATTTCCTCATGAAAAgtctgaaatttaaaaaaaaaaaaaaattaccctgcaaaaaaaaaaaaaaaaaaaagagaggcagtTTTGTTCAGTGAAGAGGAAAAATAGCCTGATGTGTGTGGGCTGCGAGCTCAGATCCATTCTGAGAATCAGACGAGCGTTTTTTGAATTCAGGCTGCGTGTTCCTCTGCATATCCATCGCTGAGCCTTTCACCTCTAACACGCTGTAATTCTGTatttacaggaaacacaacacCAACCTCTGCCTTTGTGTACCGAGCCAACTTcccaacccccccaccaccaccaaccaaccaaccaccaccactctctctctctctttctctgtccatcTCCGTccacttcctctcttcttttttcccttaGTGGACACTTCAACATCATTAGTTTCTCATAAAAGTCATTTACATGTGGCGGCAGTGAGTGAGCAATAATCACTTTAGGGGGAactaatttattttctgttaaagGCGGGTTACGTCAGGGGGGAGTGAAACGAGCAGAGTTGGCATTGCCCAGGGTGTTTAGAAGCCTTAAGTGAACTAAAACATATTTGGGAGAGTCGTGCAATTACCTAAATGCACACTTTTAAGAGGTTTCAATCAGCGCTGTGCGGTTGAGCGACTGTTTTGCTGATGGTATCAAATGCGTTTCTAAGTGTAAGCATTGGTGCATgtgcacacaacacaccaacacacacacactaagggTGCAGATGCTGGACTTTTACCGAACGCTGGCCTGGAGGTCTggaaacaaagtgttttctttgtacGGTGCAatggtagtagtagtattattatactgttgttttatttagtaTATCAATAAATCAGGACTTGTGATCATATTTGCgcaaaaaaatgtcaatttatgtttttaaaaaaagaatcgaATGTCTTATTTTCTGGcaaaaatgtgaagaaatccACCAAACGGCGAAATGTTTCCTGCTCATGTCAAGATTCTCCTCGAATGaatgtctgtgttttgaaacaagacacaaaaaaaggcagaaCTCTGAACCAaaaccaagaaaaacaacacttgaaacAAGCTGGTTGGAATAATCCAAGGGGACATTTcttcaacataaacatttttactcTGTTATTGACAAAAATGACTTGCTTAGATGGAGATATCAGCTCACGATAACCTTGATATCcccaacacagagagagacacacaatcaaacccacacaaacatacattataTAAACCACAGATGCTGCCTTGCGCTCTCAAAACACCGCTGACAAGTTCAATTGATGGTTTGGCTTACATCTTCCCATTGAgaaacatctcacacacactgatgttcaACTGTACGACCCGGCTCTTCACTCCTCAACACAACTCACAGCGGCAAATTTCTCTCATTAGCCCGGGTGCTTGAGAAATAAGTGTGACCTTACTGCCGTCTGTTCCACGCGAGTGCCATCGCAACAGCAGCATCGGAGCAGGGTGGGGGAGCCATGGGTGTTTGTGTACTGTCAGGCTTTGATTGCTCTGACATCCAGCTGAGTTTCTGAAACTTAAGTACTCAACTGGACATGAATAAATCTCGCCCCGTGATTTCCCCGCGCACGCCCTCCTCTAAAATCATTATCAGAAGGAAATGTTTTGACTCGGGGATGCACTCCTTGTCAACTTGAGATTACAGGTGCCTGTTAGCTTTTAGGCATCCAGAGCTCGTTTGCATTTCTGAGAGTTATCGAACCACGTCTCATTAAAATCTGAACAGGCCGAGATGTCAGCGGCATGTCAATATCACTACaagtgcaattttttttttttttttttccaaaaaatgCTACATTTTTCACGGGCGTTACACCATCCGGACCATCAATATTTCTGAGTTGGGGGTTGGTGAGGTAGGTGGGGCTGCAGCAGCTATAGAGGGGTATACACAGCGGTGGTGCACTCTCAGCTCATGTAGTAATGAAAGGAATGACATGATAGTGCCGGCTAGCTTGCTTGTAGCGTTGGATTTATGGCTTGTTGGAGGAGTCAGGGTGTCCtgccgctctcctcctcctcctcctccgtctcgcctcctcctccatcctcagcCATCTCTCCCTTTACCGACGATCATAACGCCGACCATTAAGTAAATGCTTCCTTATGCTGTAATCATGTGTAAAAGGCTCACAATTACCATGCTATAAATCCCCGACGCCGGGGCGACTCCTACAGACATAAATATTCCCCTATAGGCTTCTTATGATCGTGGGAACAGCCCCTAATCATGATGTATGCCCCTGTCTCGTGTTGCTGAAACGTGATCGAAAGCCCTTTCCCTACCCCCCGGCGTCTCAAcctacacccccccccccccctcctctcccagcCAAGAAcaccctccctccaccctcaaCCCCCCAGCCCACCCCCTGCTGATTTCTTGGGCCAGGGGCTGATAGAAATTATTGATTAAATCTGTGCAGCTCAGACTCCTCGACCCACAGAGGCTGGTTAACCCCTTCAGCGCCGGAGTGGGGGTAGCTGCAAGagccagataaaaaaaaaaaaaaaacaaaaaaaaaacacaaaacaacaaccccGTTGGTTTTAAGGTGCTGCACAGCTAAGGCCTACGTCAGCCTGCTCCACACAATTCCCCCTAATATGCAAATGGAAATCGGCTTTGACCTTTGAGCCTCGCAAGTAGAATGCGAACTGTACGCGGCAGCGAGAGCTGGACGAGGCTTTGTGGCTTTCATTACCGTGGGGGTGGTGCGGGCGCTGGAGCCGACACGTAAACCGCATTGACCTTTCTTATTCATTTAGACCTTTAGTCAAGGGCTTCGGCCATCATCTTTAAAGTTATAGTCTCTgatcccccaccaccaccaccaccaccaccacctcctcgcCACTCCTCGACTTTAAGTGTCGGAGCATGGCTGTGTGGTCTttatccttcttcttcttcttcttcttctcctctgactAAATCCTGATTGCCTCCTCCACAGCCCGAGGTTGGGCTAGAGATGCATCTCATATACAGCGCAGTAATCCatagagtacacacacacacacacacacacagaaaaataaaaaagatactGCGGATAAATCCCAGGGATCACCTCCTCCGTGTTTAGCAAAACGTCTCAGCAGAAAGACAATTATTTGAAGAGACAAAATGGCAGCAACCACACTCCATAATTACCGAGCATCCATGCTCGCAGAGTGCTCTGCAGCACCTCCACACACACGGTTATGGAAATAACACAGCGCTGTTGGCTGACACTGAAGGGGGGCCTTCTATGTATTTAGGTGAGTGCTGCATTAAGGTGGATCATCTTAAAACTCGAGGCGTGAAGCAGAAGAGAGCACTCGATCTTCAGACGTGTGTGATGGGTTGGGTTGGGGGGGGGAGCACGGCACGGCACACGGGCACCGCGCATTCTAATTCCAGTCTCGATTCAGGCCGATGCGGGCCGAGGTGTGTGTGGGCAAGGCGTGCTGCTCTTTCCCATGGAAATCAATAGAGGCTTGTAATTAAACAAAAGGGGGGTTTGGccaggaggggggaaaaaaacacacacacacacacacacacacacaacaacccCCTTCGGAAAGTAGGTTATGTAGAAAAGTGCCGAGCTGTCCAAATTGTGGCTTTGCCAAGAACTAAATATGCAATTTCAGAGTGTgtgggagcagagagagagagagagagagaggattgtCAAACATTAGCACACTTCTCTGTGTAGGGACTTCAATTTTTTATGAGTCTGATTGATCGGCCTGTTCTGACTGACTcgttaaaatgtttgtttgtttgcaaaggATGCCGCgaataaaagaaaaggatgATTGATGATTACAAATCTGCTCAAATGAACAAAGGTGCTGTGTTTGTATGATGAGGAAGATTAGCTCTGTGACAGGAAGGAGGCGATTTGCATACAAAAGCAGGGCTGGGTTCATCAGACGACGTTTTCTGTCAAATTACAGAACAACACCCTCGAGATAACTAATCTTCAGATGAAGAGGTTTTCGGGGCGTGATTGCTGTAACGTTTTGCTGAATGGAGGATGTACACATGTGCTCTCAGAGCCAAACAATCAAAGATCAATAATTGTGAAGGGATTGCAAGAGTGCACAATCATTACCTATGAACCCTATTGTGTTGTTGGGCTTAATCAGTCGAGGTGCTgacagagagcaaaaaaaaaagcagtgatcAACCGGGCAGGCTCAGCACACACGTACTGCTCGCAGACCCCCGCAGTGAGCAAGACcacttgcagacacacacacacacacacacacacacacactcgcccaTGCTCGTCTCGTATTACTGTGTTCACTTGGATCTCTTTCTGTGCACCGTGTATCAGATGGGCCCCTCGGTCCCCACGGAGGGACAACACTGTAACACGGCACTGTACAGCGTGCTGCTGTCGCGTCTTCAATCCACATTCCCTGAAGAATATTAAATGTCAGGCAGCAGATTACAATgtgcctttcaaaataaaatagaataaatctACCGGGCCGGGCCTTCGACGACAAATTAATTTGAGTttagaaaatatcaaaaaaatattgttttgtctcaacaacaatccaaaaaaacacaaaatttacAATTCTATAAATCATAAAACTGCAGAAACAAGCTATGGAGAGAGAATTTTGATTACAAAACAGATTCAGTTAATTATAACTGATTCAGCACTGAGGATTACACGTTGAGCAATcacctcttgttgtttttttttcctttctctcccacACGTGAAGAATCTCACAAACCCTCTGCGAGGTTGCTGCCTTCTCTCCGAGCAGAGCAACATTTGTATTTAGCCTCAGCAGTAATTGCCTCGGTGACGACGTTGATAAAAGGCGTCTGGCGAAAGCTCAAGTCTCATTTGCATCAGCTACCTTTGCCAACTCAACTTCGGCCGTGCGCTGAGCAGATATAAATCACTGCTCGGATTAATCAATCGCTCCGGAGTGGCATATCTGCACAAATTATTTTGTGGGCTCAAAAGCGATTAAATCGCCAACCGATGCTCACGCTGATCTTCACGGTTCATTTAAGAGGAGGGCAAATgtctgtggctttttttttttttttattgtagctaCTGTACAAATCAATAGGAGCTGTTTGGGAGCAAAGTAAACAAAGGAATGGCACATATGGCCCTTTCTTGCTCAAACTGTCCTCAATGTGCTGCTAAGTTCTTATTATCCAGGCTGTTGAGACAATAGACAAACCAGGAGTACATTCACAGTGCTGTGAAGGAGGGAAACATCAGTATGATGCTTTTGCTTTTCCTCATGTCTCAACCTGAGCTGCATACTGATTGCTTGGagaggaggattttttttttggaagacaTGGAGAAGGAAGGTGTTTGgggaaaacaagaggagagagtgtgtctgtttgttgttgtggtttctGTATGAGTGTGAGAGAGCAGATAGAGAGCAAAGCCAGATCTTACCCTCCAGCCGAAGCGAGGCCATTCTTTGAAACTCGGGTTCCTGGAGCCAGCGGGACATCCTCTTAAAGGTCTCGCGGCCGGACTTGAGCTTGCCCCAGGGCTTGGGGTTCCTCAGGAGGTCAGACAGAGTGCCCTGTGACCTACACAGAACCCTCTCGGCAAAGATGGCCTGGGGGATGCTGTACCTCTTCAGCTCGGTGATGATCCTCTGGGCCACATCCCTGGTGTTGATCTCCTCCCCGCCGCCTCCTCCGCCGCCCGGCAGCATGCCCTCGCCGGGCGAGGACGAGGCGGACGATGAGGAGTGCAGGTGCTCGCCCATCTTGGAGGCCTGCTGGCTTGGGTGATGGTGGGGCTGGTAGTGCTGGCTGTAGATGTGAGGATGGTGGCTGGGGGCGTGCTGGTGAGCATCCATTTTGTTCAGCTGATGCCCCACTGACACATCGCCTCCTCCTAGGCCTGGTGGCGACATCTCACGGCCAAAATCCGATGTCCGGCAGAAGAGGCTCCCCCCGTGGACGTCGTAGCCACCGTGGAGCATCTGTCCACCGTTGCCATTTGGGCTGTTGCCCAAGCTGCCATAGCCGTGCATGGATGAGCCCAGGCCTGAACCCGTGGAGGGGGGCGACAGACTTTGGGACATGGCCAAGTCCTTGCCATAGGGGTTGTAGAAGTTGGTAC
Protein-coding regions in this window:
- the onecutl gene encoding one cut domain, family member, like: MDGGLGEMSLHSHSDLAHTQDGRAMLHSRDLSAAFPRPSLGGPSMSLEPEPRPPGFDHSMSALGYSGDSPSSSGSTYTTLTPLQPFDDKFHHHHHHHPCLPVSNVIGSFTLMREDRAHLSTNFYNPYGKDLAMSQSLSPPSTGSGLGSSMHGYGSLGNSPNGNGGQMLHGGYDVHGGSLFCRTSDFGREMSPPGLGGGDVSVGHQLNKMDAHQHAPSHHPHIYSQHYQPHHHPSQQASKMGEHLHSSSSASSSPGEGMLPGGGGGGGEEINTRDVAQRIITELKRYSIPQAIFAERVLCRSQGTLSDLLRNPKPWGKLKSGRETFKRMSRWLQEPEFQRMASLRLEACKRKEQEQSKLERNQGPKRTRLVFTDLQRRTLLAIFRENHRPTKELQVTISQQLGLELSTVSNFFMNARRRNVNKWADEGRPSSTGSSGSSVSSSAVSCSTA